In one window of bacterium DNA:
- the mnmG gene encoding tRNA uridine-5-carboxymethylaminomethyl(34) synthesis enzyme MnmG, whose product MAHRSEYDIIVVGAGHAGIEAALAGSRMGCHILLLTLNIDTIGHMSCNPSVGGLAKGHLVKELDVLGGEIALLADRTAVQYRMLNRSKGPAVWSPRTQNDRQQYKDAARHVLEIEKNIIIKQEEAAELLIEQGAAIGIRTTIGNEYHGRALILTTGTFLNGLMHVGMETMAGGRLGEATVSRLSASLQSSGLALGRLKTGTSPRVAKNNVQVAGLREQPGDLVPVPFSYRTSETLREQLSCYVTHTNESTHTIINKNLDRSPLFTGRITGVGPRYCPSIETKITRFKERTSHIIFIEPEGFTSSEYYLNGLSTSLPYDVQVDLLHSIAGLEQVEITRPGYAVEYDFIYPIQLYPTLESKPVHNLYCAGQINGTSGYEEAAAQGFMAGVNAVLKVRDEPPFVLKRHEAYIGVLIDDLVTKNTLEPYRMFTSLAEHRLNLRIDNTADRLMHYGAAFDLVPAADLEKFTAERKTIADSIENLKTTVIKPEMANPVLNKKGEQELNPEHGGQTLFQLLKRPGIHWDDINAIQAQPQNDAVGLRVEIEVKYEGYINREQEMIKKLSELEDVKIPVGFDYRAVNGLSNEAKGKLQEVSPMDLDQASRIQGISPSDILTLLMHLKKRAA is encoded by the coding sequence ATGGCGCATAGGTCTGAGTACGACATCATCGTGGTCGGCGCGGGTCATGCCGGAATCGAAGCCGCGCTGGCGGGGTCGCGCATGGGATGCCATATCCTTTTACTTACGCTCAACATCGACACGATCGGCCACATGTCATGCAACCCATCCGTCGGCGGTCTTGCCAAGGGGCACCTGGTAAAAGAACTCGACGTGCTGGGCGGAGAGATCGCGTTACTCGCGGACAGGACCGCGGTCCAGTACCGGATGCTCAACCGCTCAAAAGGGCCGGCTGTATGGTCGCCACGGACCCAGAATGACCGCCAGCAGTACAAGGACGCTGCGCGTCATGTTCTGGAAATTGAAAAAAATATCATAATTAAACAGGAAGAAGCCGCCGAACTGCTTATTGAACAAGGTGCCGCGATCGGCATAAGAACGACCATTGGCAATGAGTATCATGGTCGCGCTCTGATCCTGACCACAGGCACGTTTCTGAACGGCCTTATGCATGTTGGCATGGAGACAATGGCCGGCGGACGCCTTGGCGAAGCGACGGTTTCAAGACTTAGCGCGTCGCTGCAAAGCTCAGGGCTGGCTCTGGGCCGGTTGAAAACAGGCACATCGCCGCGGGTCGCCAAGAACAACGTCCAAGTCGCTGGTCTGCGCGAACAACCAGGGGATCTGGTCCCCGTACCTTTTTCCTATCGCACAAGTGAAACCCTGCGCGAGCAGCTGTCCTGTTATGTAACGCATACGAACGAATCGACCCATACCATAATCAACAAAAATCTGGACCGTTCCCCTCTGTTCACGGGAAGGATCACCGGTGTTGGTCCCCGATACTGTCCTTCGATCGAAACCAAGATCACAAGGTTCAAGGAGCGAACCTCGCATATCATCTTTATCGAACCCGAAGGTTTCACGTCGTCAGAGTATTACCTCAACGGGCTGTCCACTTCGCTTCCCTATGATGTCCAAGTTGATCTGCTCCATTCAATAGCCGGGCTGGAACAAGTCGAGATCACGAGGCCGGGTTATGCCGTGGAATACGACTTTATCTACCCGATCCAGCTCTACCCGACCCTGGAGAGCAAACCCGTGCACAACCTGTATTGCGCCGGGCAGATAAACGGAACCTCGGGGTACGAAGAGGCTGCGGCCCAGGGGTTCATGGCCGGCGTAAACGCGGTCTTGAAGGTCCGTGACGAACCGCCTTTCGTGCTGAAGCGCCACGAAGCGTACATCGGCGTTTTGATCGACGATCTGGTAACCAAAAATACTTTGGAACCGTACCGCATGTTCACTTCACTGGCAGAGCACCGGCTCAACCTGAGGATAGATAATACCGCTGACCGGCTGATGCACTACGGAGCGGCATTTGACCTTGTCCCGGCCGCGGACCTCGAAAAATTCACAGCCGAACGCAAAACCATAGCCGACTCGATCGAAAACCTAAAAACGACGGTCATCAAGCCCGAGATGGCAAATCCGGTCCTCAATAAAAAAGGCGAGCAGGAATTGAACCCTGAACATGGCGGCCAGACCTTGTTTCAGCTGCTTAAGCGGCCCGGCATTCACTGGGATGATATCAACGCGATCCAAGCTCAGCCCCAGAATGACGCGGTCGGCTTACGGGTGGAAATCGAAGTGAAGTATGAAGGCTATATCAACCGGGAACAGGAAATGATAAAAAAATTGTCCGAACTGGAAGACGTAAAGATCCCGGTCGGGTTCGATTATCGCGCCGTGAACGGTCTTTCCAACGAGGCAAAAGGTAAACTCCAGGAAGTTTCGCCCATGGACTTAGACCAGGCATCGCGCATCCAGGGCATATCGCCGAGCGATATCCTCACGCTCCTGATGCATCTGAAAAAGAGAGCGGCCTGA
- a CDS encoding SEC-C metal-binding domain-containing protein, with protein MTITDIAEKQAEERKRDKRLVHLTNGLSHDFIETFKLKSAADKKNDEYIIKSFLDFVFFAEHKEIGEVNEALLHKFFLEYAPEKLAVDKDLHKTMPETLSKFCNYLDAQHFIKNAVPLIEAIKTINKDFQKIKMPAVAKTSEDKKSVKPKKETVKPKAEIPPAIGRNDPCPCGSGKKYKKCCGKTQ; from the coding sequence ATGACCATAACCGACATTGCCGAAAAACAGGCGGAAGAAAGAAAAAGAGATAAGAGGCTGGTCCATCTTACCAACGGCCTCAGCCACGATTTCATTGAAACTTTTAAGTTAAAGAGCGCGGCCGACAAAAAGAACGACGAATACATCATCAAGAGCTTCCTTGATTTCGTATTTTTCGCCGAGCACAAAGAGATCGGCGAGGTGAACGAAGCGCTGCTCCATAAATTTTTCCTGGAATACGCGCCGGAAAAGCTCGCGGTCGATAAAGACCTGCACAAAACCATGCCGGAAACGCTGTCTAAGTTCTGCAATTACCTTGACGCTCAACATTTCATCAAGAACGCCGTGCCGCTGATCGAAGCAATTAAAACGATAAACAAGGATTTCCAGAAGATCAAAATGCCGGCCGTCGCCAAGACGAGTGAAGACAAGAAAAGCGTTAAACCAAAAAAGGAGACGGTAAAACCAAAAGCCGAAATACCCCCCGCTATCGGTCGTAATGATCCATGCCCGTGCGGGAGTGGAAAAAAGTATAAGAAGTGCTGCGGAAAAACGCAATAA
- a CDS encoding patatin-like phospholipase family protein has protein sequence MLRKNAISLILIASFLLAVDTLSLEQEKPVAIGLALSGGAALGLAHVGVLKVLEREGIKVSCISGNSMGALVGGVYAAGYTAAEIESIALLVNWPEMFSPVVSYGAQYLPERQLNQRYALELRHQNLYPLLPSGLLSLQNVELLLMRLLARIEYNTFYDFDSLPIPYRAVAVDLVSGSRLVLDRGQLSQTIRASIAIPGVFPPLRKDGMEMVDGGVQQYLPVDPLYDLQPDIIIAVLTMRRQSNNSSSLIDIISRSMDLVNVEDLWLQRNLADVVIEPDVDSFLNSDFSKVRELIRVGEIAAESMLPKIRQKLAGRVVSTRRREIAERKPPVVRSCRVEGLKITGESMVMRAMKIKAGRLLDFSVLQNDIVRIYNYGLFENVNYRVESAAVDSVDLVIVVQEKPYGFYLLGIRYDNFDNVDLGIEVGQGNIRGSGASVRAAFALGNPNELRLGITGTRVFTLPLGYRLDGFLGEDEHDFVYGGFDSTWYVSYRTRYQGGVAEVGYILGRDAFFNVGMKAQHIHNEFPPLAVFEPMSEDEWVIGPKFSIEYNDLDDPYLPTRGIVCKGMAFYSSERLLASEEFLKIQCSLERSYPFSRWLVFLSGIDLGMNLLGAPSWSEYFRTGGESFIGFDKEEFTTKNKAIVKIGLDWRLLNLFDRYDYPLYLELLGNVGTFAQAETVIKETDVRLFNWGAGVGLKTKTPVGPARLVLGLGDYGETDRSLQFRFWISVGKDFRYQH, from the coding sequence GTGCTGCGGAAAAACGCAATAAGTCTGATCCTCATCGCCAGTTTTCTTCTGGCAGTTGATACTCTTTCCCTGGAACAAGAAAAGCCGGTTGCCATTGGCCTGGCCCTGTCAGGTGGCGCGGCCCTGGGGCTCGCCCATGTCGGCGTACTGAAAGTGCTGGAAAGGGAGGGGATCAAGGTCAGCTGTATCTCAGGCAACAGCATGGGGGCACTCGTGGGCGGCGTGTATGCCGCCGGCTACACCGCAGCCGAGATCGAGAGTATCGCACTCTTGGTAAACTGGCCGGAAATGTTCAGCCCTGTCGTTTCCTACGGCGCGCAGTACCTTCCTGAAAGGCAACTCAACCAGCGTTATGCCCTCGAACTGCGACACCAGAACCTGTACCCGCTTCTGCCCAGTGGTCTTTTATCCCTCCAGAACGTTGAATTACTGCTCATGCGGCTTTTGGCCCGCATCGAGTACAACACGTTCTATGATTTTGACAGCCTGCCGATTCCATACCGGGCCGTGGCCGTCGATCTGGTCAGCGGAAGCCGGCTGGTCCTTGACCGCGGGCAGCTGAGCCAGACGATTCGCGCCAGTATCGCTATCCCCGGCGTGTTCCCTCCGCTCCGCAAGGACGGGATGGAAATGGTCGACGGCGGCGTCCAGCAGTACCTTCCGGTTGATCCGCTCTACGATCTCCAGCCGGATATTATCATCGCCGTGCTGACGATGAGACGCCAGAGCAACAACAGCTCGTCGTTGATCGACATCATATCGCGCAGTATGGACCTGGTCAATGTCGAGGACCTCTGGCTGCAGCGCAACCTCGCCGATGTCGTGATCGAGCCTGACGTTGATTCTTTCCTGAATTCAGATTTTTCTAAGGTTAGGGAATTGATAAGAGTCGGCGAGATAGCGGCCGAGTCAATGCTGCCTAAGATCCGGCAGAAACTCGCCGGACGCGTGGTCAGCACCCGGCGCAGGGAAATAGCCGAACGGAAGCCGCCGGTCGTTCGTTCGTGCCGGGTCGAAGGTCTGAAGATCACCGGTGAGTCCATGGTCATGCGCGCGATGAAAATAAAAGCCGGCCGGCTCCTCGATTTTTCCGTTCTTCAAAACGACATTGTCCGGATCTATAATTACGGGCTGTTCGAAAATGTTAATTACCGCGTGGAATCAGCCGCTGTGGATTCGGTCGACCTGGTGATCGTGGTTCAGGAAAAGCCTTATGGATTCTACCTGCTCGGTATCCGGTACGATAATTTTGACAATGTGGATCTGGGGATCGAAGTCGGCCAGGGGAATATCCGCGGATCAGGCGCCAGCGTCCGCGCGGCATTCGCCCTTGGCAATCCGAACGAACTGCGGCTGGGCATCACCGGAACCAGGGTATTCACACTGCCGCTGGGCTACCGCCTGGACGGTTTTCTTGGCGAGGACGAACATGATTTTGTTTACGGAGGTTTTGACAGCACGTGGTACGTTTCCTATAGAACGCGATATCAGGGCGGCGTGGCCGAGGTCGGTTACATACTGGGTAGGGACGCATTTTTCAATGTCGGGATGAAGGCGCAACACATACACAATGAATTCCCGCCGCTGGCCGTGTTCGAACCAATGAGCGAAGACGAATGGGTGATCGGCCCGAAATTCAGTATCGAGTACAACGACCTGGACGACCCATACCTGCCGACCAGGGGGATCGTCTGCAAGGGCATGGCATTTTACTCAAGCGAGCGGCTTCTGGCATCCGAGGAATTCCTGAAGATCCAGTGCAGTCTCGAAAGGTCATATCCGTTCAGCCGCTGGCTGGTGTTCCTTAGCGGCATCGATCTCGGCATGAATCTGCTGGGAGCGCCCAGCTGGTCCGAATATTTCCGTACCGGCGGCGAATCTTTTATCGGATTTGACAAAGAGGAGTTTACCACCAAGAACAAAGCGATCGTTAAGATCGGACTGGACTGGCGACTTTTGAACTTATTTGACCGGTACGACTATCCTTTGTATCTTGAATTGTTGGGTAATGTCGGCACGTTCGCACAGGCGGAAACCGTTATCAAAGAAACCGATGTCCGGCTCTTTAACTGGGGGGCGGGCGTTGGTTTGAAGACGAAAACGCCGGTCGGCCCGGCTCGTTTGGTCCTGGGTCTCGGCGATTACGGAGAGACGGACCGCTCTTTACAGTTCCGTTTTTGGATAAGCGTGGGTAAGGATTTCAGGTACCAGCACTGA
- a CDS encoding ABC transporter permease, which translates to MRFLQYLRAVNAENIKEWKIELTYLPDFIRTFFEPFVYLFPYLLYGFALLGSRTSTHLKDLTGVSDMFAYTFVGYVIMGFLSTACWAMGASLRKEQWYGTLETIFVAPVPRWVYVAGMALHSTFHQGLIMLIQAVTITLFFGIALKISGLFMALVTVLMMIMALYGLGVLVAGLTIGLKQWWAISDTVSTLMSVVTPIAYPLAVLPFFLKKISLMLPTTYGVMGVRYFLIGEQVNLPIPLVFLRMAVIIVVWLSFGMLVFMLMDRFGRRRGTLSHY; encoded by the coding sequence ATGAGGTTTTTGCAGTACCTGCGGGCGGTCAACGCCGAGAATATCAAGGAATGGAAGATCGAGCTGACATATCTGCCCGATTTCATCAGGACCTTTTTTGAACCGTTCGTGTATCTGTTCCCCTACCTGCTCTACGGCTTTGCCCTGCTGGGTTCCCGCACATCAACGCACCTCAAGGACCTGACCGGTGTCAGCGATATGTTCGCCTACACATTTGTCGGTTATGTCATAATGGGTTTTTTGAGCACGGCTTGCTGGGCAATGGGTGCGTCCCTGAGAAAGGAACAATGGTACGGGACGCTCGAGACGATCTTTGTCGCGCCCGTACCGCGCTGGGTCTATGTCGCGGGCATGGCTCTACACTCGACCTTTCATCAGGGGCTGATCATGCTGATCCAGGCGGTCACGATCACGCTCTTCTTCGGAATCGCCCTGAAAATCAGCGGGCTGTTCATGGCTTTGGTCACCGTCCTCATGATGATCATGGCATTATACGGCCTGGGCGTGCTGGTCGCGGGGCTGACCATCGGTCTCAAACAATGGTGGGCTATCTCCGACACGGTCTCGACACTGATGAGCGTCGTGACGCCGATCGCCTACCCGCTGGCGGTCCTTCCTTTCTTTCTGAAAAAGATCTCGCTGATGCTGCCCACCACTTACGGCGTGATGGGCGTAAGGTATTTCCTGATCGGCGAGCAGGTCAACCTGCCGATCCCGCTCGTTTTCTTGCGGATGGCAGTGATCATTGTGGTCTGGCTGTCGTTCGGAATGCTGGTATTTATGCTGATGGATCGTTTTGGCAGGCGTCGCGGAACGCTCAGCCACTACTGA
- a CDS encoding ABC transporter permease, with product MNVIFEELRKSYKLLIVYPIEIWFWIIMPLLWILPLVYQGKALVGSLRSTTFGSITGTEEFIPYVMIGAVVSTYMFSAVWSMGNSFRDETYYGTLEHILSAPVKPEYILIGKALFNSILSTIFVILQIVICVFLFGLHITLVNILPILLFLLLLMAGLYGIGFGAAALTLLVKEAHGLLHLFEYVLFLFSPIRYPVEINPITRVVSLFIPLTYALVALRGLLLNIQFNFWKNSLILLAVDCAIIPLGIVLFKIIERYTKKKGTLAEY from the coding sequence ATGAACGTTATATTCGAGGAACTCCGCAAAAGCTATAAACTGCTCATTGTTTACCCGATCGAGATCTGGTTCTGGATCATCATGCCCTTGCTCTGGATTCTGCCATTGGTGTATCAGGGCAAGGCTCTGGTCGGGAGCCTGCGCAGCACGACATTCGGCAGTATTACGGGCACTGAGGAGTTCATACCTTATGTCATGATCGGGGCTGTTGTCAGCACCTACATGTTCTCGGCGGTATGGTCAATGGGAAATTCATTCCGCGACGAGACATATTACGGAACCCTGGAGCATATTTTATCGGCACCGGTAAAACCGGAATACATCCTGATCGGCAAGGCCCTGTTCAACTCCATATTATCAACGATATTTGTTATCCTCCAGATCGTCATCTGCGTTTTCCTGTTCGGTCTGCATATAACGCTGGTGAATATCTTACCCATACTTTTATTCCTGCTCCTGCTCATGGCCGGCCTCTACGGGATCGGTTTCGGAGCCGCGGCATTGACCTTGCTCGTGAAAGAAGCGCACGGGCTTCTCCATCTTTTCGAATATGTCCTGTTTCTTTTTTCACCCATCCGCTATCCGGTCGAGATCAATCCGATCACGCGGGTAGTGAGTTTGTTCATCCCCCTCACCTACGCGTTGGTCGCGCTCCGCGGTTTGCTCTTGAACATCCAGTTCAATTTCTGGAAGAACAGTCTGATCCTCCTCGCGGTTGACTGCGCGATCATCCCGCTGGGCATTGTTCTTTTCAAGATCATCGAGAGATATACAAAGAAAAAAGGAACATTGGCGGAGTACTAA